The following proteins are encoded in a genomic region of Irregularibacter muris:
- a CDS encoding type I restriction endonuclease subunit R → MDYIFEKGKFTEDELEQAIITLFEQQGYTYVQGEGLHRKYEDILLLDDLRAFIADRYASESLSEAEIQKIINRLNLIPSTPLYNGNRETFLLVNEGFDLVRDDISQVALHVDYIDFDEPSNNIFKVVNQYSVQGERLRRPDLLVFINGIPIAICEFKTAIEEDTTIHDAWEQVTIRYKRDIPKLMKYCFLSVISDGANTKLGSIFTPYKFYYSWNKANDQDKVSNGISSLLTMIEGAFAKDRVTKVLRDYIFYPDDSKKDEAIVCRYPQFFAAQKMLDNIKAHMRPTGDGKGGTYFGATGCGKTYTMLFLSRLIALRDNEAFNNPTIVILEDREDLDTQTSELFVTAKKYLHESDVRSIESREDMEKTLRDKPSGGIYITTIQKFCEKTSLLSDRSNIICISDEAHRTQTGVGAKLKKTDKGVFTTFGFAKYLRDSFPNATYCGFTGTPIDETIAVFGNVVDSYTMKESSDDGITVRIAYEPRLARVIVSDEQAKEIQKYYDQCIAEGSNPEQVEESKRAMSSMTAILGHPDRIKKLASDMVTHYESLCAEKPEIVQKAMIVCADRSLAFKVLKAVEAIRPDWFVARKAENESDLTKDQLDKLVALPKINMVATQGQNDEKELFDICGTKEHRKMLDKQFKNNDSNFKIAIVVDMWITGFDVPSLAVMYIDKPLQKHSLIQTISRVNRVFDGKDKGLVVDYIGIKNDMLEAVKKYGGPQENPIDELNISLSIFRNHLALIDELLSSFDSTMFHHGTPIQRLNCLNAAAEYVQASKDMQTRFMGLSRRLKGAYHICFPSGELTDEETAKAQFYLAIRSIIYKQTKGDAPDAEVMNSVVEEMVREAITCTGIENIVDEHKAVDLFSDDFLAELDNVNLPITKFNALLKLLRKAITAYGRTNKVKAIEFDERLKEVVDAYNSRDKLVFTSEVVSDFVNDLSEQLLKIMKDLQDDKSSFEKLGISYEEKAFYDILVKVRDDHGFPYEDEKCLVLAKKIKELVDDKAQFADWSSRDDIKNQLNMDLTVLLYKNGYPPEWDEEVFEKVMEQAENFKKYGD, encoded by the coding sequence TTGGATTATATCTTTGAAAAAGGAAAATTTACTGAAGATGAACTTGAGCAGGCCATAATTACGCTTTTCGAGCAACAAGGCTATACTTATGTCCAGGGGGAGGGTCTTCATAGAAAGTATGAGGATATCCTTCTTCTTGATGACCTACGTGCATTTATAGCTGATCGTTATGCATCTGAAAGTTTGAGTGAAGCCGAGATTCAGAAAATTATTAATCGTCTTAATCTCATTCCTTCTACACCACTTTATAACGGAAACCGCGAGACATTTTTACTTGTAAACGAGGGTTTTGACTTGGTACGTGATGATATTAGCCAGGTCGCGTTACATGTGGACTACATTGACTTTGATGAACCAAGTAATAATATTTTTAAGGTTGTTAATCAGTATTCTGTTCAGGGAGAGCGTTTGCGTCGCCCTGACCTACTTGTGTTTATAAACGGTATTCCTATTGCTATTTGTGAGTTCAAAACAGCGATCGAAGAAGATACTACCATCCATGATGCATGGGAACAGGTTACAATCCGCTATAAAAGGGATATCCCGAAATTAATGAAGTATTGTTTTCTTTCTGTTATTAGTGATGGAGCCAATACAAAACTCGGAAGTATTTTCACACCATACAAGTTTTATTACTCGTGGAATAAAGCAAACGATCAAGATAAAGTTTCAAATGGTATTAGCTCTCTGCTCACCATGATTGAAGGTGCTTTTGCAAAAGATCGGGTTACTAAAGTTCTTAGAGACTATATTTTCTATCCAGATGATAGTAAGAAGGATGAAGCTATAGTTTGCCGTTATCCGCAGTTCTTTGCTGCGCAGAAAATGCTTGATAACATCAAAGCACATATGCGCCCCACCGGTGATGGAAAAGGTGGTACATACTTTGGTGCTACCGGGTGCGGCAAGACTTATACTATGTTATTTTTATCACGTTTGATTGCATTGAGAGATAATGAGGCCTTCAATAATCCTACCATTGTCATTCTCGAAGATCGTGAGGATTTGGATACACAAACTTCAGAATTATTTGTAACGGCGAAAAAGTATCTACATGAAAGTGATGTTCGTAGCATCGAAAGTCGTGAAGATATGGAGAAGACGTTGCGAGATAAACCAAGCGGCGGTATTTACATTACCACCATCCAAAAGTTTTGTGAAAAAACTAGCTTGCTTTCTGACCGTAGCAATATTATCTGTATTTCTGATGAGGCTCATAGAACGCAAACTGGTGTTGGTGCGAAGTTAAAGAAAACTGATAAAGGTGTATTTACCACTTTTGGATTTGCAAAATACCTGCGTGATAGTTTCCCTAATGCTACATATTGTGGTTTCACAGGAACTCCGATAGACGAAACAATAGCTGTCTTTGGTAATGTTGTGGACAGTTATACAATGAAAGAGTCTAGTGATGATGGAATAACGGTTCGTATTGCTTATGAACCACGTCTTGCGCGGGTAATTGTATCTGACGAACAGGCAAAAGAAATTCAGAAGTATTATGACCAGTGCATAGCTGAAGGCTCTAATCCGGAGCAGGTTGAAGAAAGCAAACGCGCTATGAGTTCTATGACAGCTATACTCGGTCATCCTGATAGGATTAAAAAGTTGGCTTCTGATATGGTGACTCATTATGAATCGCTCTGTGCAGAAAAGCCAGAAATTGTGCAAAAGGCAATGATAGTATGCGCAGATCGGTCGTTGGCTTTTAAAGTATTAAAGGCGGTAGAAGCTATCCGCCCTGACTGGTTCGTGGCACGTAAAGCTGAAAACGAATCAGATCTGACAAAAGATCAGTTAGATAAACTGGTAGCCTTACCTAAAATCAATATGGTTGCCACGCAAGGCCAGAACGATGAAAAAGAATTGTTTGACATATGTGGCACAAAAGAACATCGTAAGATGTTGGACAAACAGTTTAAGAATAACGACTCAAACTTTAAAATTGCGATTGTTGTTGATATGTGGATTACAGGATTTGATGTTCCGTCCCTGGCTGTCATGTATATCGACAAACCACTTCAAAAGCATAGCCTTATTCAGACGATCTCCCGCGTAAATCGTGTATTTGATGGTAAGGATAAAGGTTTAGTTGTGGACTACATTGGAATTAAAAATGACATGTTGGAAGCTGTCAAAAAATATGGTGGCCCTCAAGAAAACCCGATTGATGAACTTAATATTTCATTGTCTATATTTCGTAACCATTTGGCGTTAATAGATGAGCTTCTTTCAAGTTTTGATTCTACGATGTTCCATCATGGGACACCGATACAAAGACTTAATTGCTTAAATGCTGCCGCAGAATATGTTCAAGCCAGTAAAGATATGCAAACTCGTTTCATGGGCTTATCTCGTAGATTAAAAGGAGCGTACCATATTTGCTTCCCTTCCGGTGAACTAACTGACGAAGAAACAGCAAAGGCACAGTTCTACTTAGCAATACGCTCAATTATTTATAAGCAGACTAAGGGAGATGCACCGGATGCAGAAGTTATGAATAGCGTAGTTGAAGAAATGGTACGCGAAGCTATTACTTGCACTGGTATCGAAAATATTGTCGATGAACATAAAGCTGTTGATCTTTTCAGCGATGATTTCCTTGCTGAGCTTGATAATGTAAATCTTCCAATTACAAAGTTTAATGCACTGTTGAAGCTTTTGCGCAAAGCTATTACGGCTTATGGGCGCACCAATAAAGTCAAGGCCATCGAGTTTGATGAGCGATTGAAAGAAGTTGTTGATGCTTATAACAGCCGTGATAAGCTGGTATTTACAAGTGAGGTTGTTTCGGACTTCGTTAATGATTTGTCCGAACAGTTGCTCAAGATAATGAAAGACTTGCAAGATGATAAGTCTTCATTTGAGAAACTTGGAATCAGCTATGAAGAAAAAGCTTTTTACGATATTCTTGTAAAAGTTCGTGACGATCATGGTTTTCCATATGAGGATGAAAAGTGTCTTGTTCTTGCTAAAAAGATAAAAGAGCTCGTTGACGATAAAGCACAGTTTGCTGATTGGTCATCGCGTGATGATATAAAGAATCAACTCAACATGGACCTTACGGTGCTTCTTTACAAAAATGGTTATCCTCCTGAATGGGACGAAGAAGTATTCGAAAAGGTTATGGAGCAAGCCGAGAATTTTAAGAAATATGGTGATTAA
- a CDS encoding DUF2815 family protein codes for MTKTVNPLKVVTGPDTRWSYVNAWEPKSINGGTPKYSVSLIIPKSDTKTIAKIKAAIEAAYHEGEGKLKGNGRTVPPLATLKTPLRDGDVERPDDPTYANAYFMNANNSSAPGIVDADRQPIIERSEIYSGVYGRASVNFYAFNTNGNKGIACSLNNLQKIRDGEHLGGKSNAEDDFATEDDEDFLS; via the coding sequence ATGACAAAGACAGTTAATCCGTTAAAAGTAGTTACTGGCCCTGATACCCGTTGGAGCTATGTGAATGCATGGGAGCCTAAATCCATAAATGGTGGCACCCCTAAGTACAGTGTATCTCTCATTATTCCTAAGTCCGACACGAAGACCATCGCTAAGATTAAAGCTGCAATAGAAGCGGCTTACCACGAAGGCGAAGGCAAGCTCAAAGGCAATGGTCGTACAGTACCACCTCTTGCAACCCTTAAGACTCCTCTTCGTGATGGCGATGTGGAACGTCCTGATGACCCCACTTACGCAAACGCCTACTTTATGAATGCCAACAACAGCTCTGCTCCTGGCATCGTAGATGCAGACCGCCAGCCTATCATTGAGCGCTCTGAGATTTATTCTGGTGTTTATGGTCGTGCTAGTGTAAATTTCTACGCATTCAACACCAACGGAAATAAGGGTATCGCTTGTTCCCTTAATAACCTTCAGAAGATCCGTGATGGCGAGCATCTCGGCGGCAAGTCTAACGCCGAGGATGACTTCGCTACTGAGGATGACGAAGACTTCCTTTCCTAA
- a CDS encoding DEAD/DEAH box helicase, whose amino-acid sequence MADKKNLKFGDVFFAELNQDAYLKKIYEDILYNYAIKVFGFNKRRKREIPIKDALAFADLLSKSNHATLYDSQKMWAQEIVTMLHYIYPEDEKVSYIAGSVLSSIGNYQGTNIVKSSFDGVGTLDKIFAGYKKEYYTIPADPEKQFMSAQKIVYDHFADEYYSYSGPTSMGKSYIMRMFIKQQIFSGVKNNFALVVPTKALINEVRIKITDDLQYMLHENNYHIVTAAGDAVLMKNSEENSERRYIFIMTPERLLYLLINEQNIQLDYLFIDEAHKLSGADNRSPFYYQIVHMLSEREHRPHFVFASPNVPNPEIYLSLIAGVESNESKKQKLASSFSPVSQVKFLINLDDNEVDVYNEHTKETVPLTSIALEDADLTDVLLRFEKDDKGVERQCIIYFPSTRKTVVAARDFAANRVEKSNDKELIELAKDIKNDIHGDYYLAELISKGIAYHIGYLPASIRQRIEDLFRAGSITALFCTSTLVEGVNLPADNLFITDFKNGSKHMKAVDFRNLIGRVGRLEYNLYGNVFLVASSEKANEKYVTLLQEDIAPQTLSIEKGLTKPQKQNVIEALLHGTVELVKYPEKQSADSYDLMRKFAIILLNDILKNRNSRVRQEFRQLMKPGDEDKIRALFASNEEYIQDDDITISVDQSESLHQAISQNGLEFPAVDEQGNFDSVQLLAFLERLCRIFKWEIYESETLGHVGKYSKKHGRLSWYAVILSQWVQGDGLNKIMFQAISYKQRNPENALYIDNNYVDYNDSREHRNIVISDVLSVIDKVILFKISNYFLKVSKAYKEIRQVEKVPNDWYEFVEYGSTNKKIINIQKHGFSRESSLYILNHGKDYIAQTEPELKLKKSLLECSNEGVKKDAAIIKYNIPDLFVD is encoded by the coding sequence ATGGCAGATAAAAAGAACTTGAAGTTTGGTGATGTTTTCTTTGCTGAGTTGAACCAGGATGCCTATCTAAAGAAAATATATGAAGACATATTATACAATTACGCTATCAAGGTCTTTGGATTTAATAAACGCCGGAAGCGCGAGATACCGATAAAGGATGCTCTCGCTTTTGCAGATCTACTTTCAAAATCCAATCATGCAACACTTTACGATTCCCAAAAAATGTGGGCACAAGAAATAGTCACAATGTTGCATTATATTTACCCCGAAGACGAGAAGGTCTCTTATATAGCTGGTTCTGTACTATCAAGCATTGGTAATTATCAGGGTACGAATATTGTTAAATCATCGTTTGATGGAGTTGGCACTCTTGATAAAATTTTCGCGGGTTACAAAAAGGAATATTATACAATCCCGGCGGACCCCGAAAAGCAGTTTATGAGTGCTCAAAAAATCGTGTATGACCATTTTGCCGATGAGTATTACAGTTACTCTGGCCCAACGTCTATGGGTAAATCTTACATAATGAGGATGTTCATCAAGCAACAGATTTTTTCTGGTGTCAAAAATAATTTTGCGCTTGTTGTGCCAACGAAAGCTTTAATTAATGAGGTTCGAATAAAGATAACAGATGACTTGCAGTATATGTTACATGAGAATAACTATCACATTGTAACAGCTGCAGGAGATGCTGTATTAATGAAAAATTCCGAAGAAAACAGTGAACGAAGATATATTTTTATCATGACTCCGGAACGGTTGCTCTATCTCCTTATTAATGAACAAAATATTCAGCTTGACTACTTGTTTATTGATGAGGCCCATAAGCTTTCTGGTGCTGATAATCGAAGCCCTTTTTATTACCAAATTGTTCATATGCTTTCAGAACGAGAGCATAGACCGCACTTTGTTTTTGCGTCTCCTAATGTTCCTAATCCTGAAATATATTTAAGTTTGATAGCTGGCGTGGAATCAAATGAGTCGAAAAAGCAAAAACTCGCGTCATCTTTTTCCCCTGTTTCTCAAGTTAAGTTTTTAATTAATCTAGATGACAATGAGGTAGATGTATATAATGAGCATACAAAGGAAACGGTGCCTTTAACATCTATAGCACTTGAAGACGCGGACTTGACAGATGTGCTTCTCCGCTTTGAAAAGGATGATAAAGGTGTGGAAAGACAGTGTATTATATACTTCCCTTCTACCCGTAAGACAGTAGTAGCGGCAAGAGATTTTGCTGCTAATCGTGTTGAAAAGAGTAATGATAAAGAGCTGATAGAACTCGCTAAAGACATAAAGAATGATATACATGGAGATTACTATTTAGCTGAACTTATTTCCAAGGGCATTGCATATCATATAGGTTACTTGCCAGCGTCTATTCGTCAGAGAATAGAAGATTTGTTCCGTGCAGGTTCTATAACGGCATTATTCTGTACAAGTACGCTTGTTGAAGGTGTTAATTTGCCAGCTGACAATTTGTTTATTACAGACTTTAAAAATGGCAGCAAGCATATGAAAGCTGTAGATTTCCGTAACCTTATCGGCCGTGTTGGACGCTTGGAATACAATCTTTATGGCAATGTATTTCTAGTCGCGAGTAGTGAAAAAGCAAATGAAAAATATGTAACCCTGCTTCAGGAGGACATAGCACCACAGACATTGTCTATTGAAAAAGGACTTACAAAACCACAAAAGCAAAATGTTATAGAAGCCCTTTTACATGGAACAGTGGAGCTTGTAAAATATCCAGAAAAGCAGTCAGCAGATTCGTATGATCTAATGCGCAAATTTGCAATCATTCTCTTAAATGATATTTTGAAAAATCGCAATAGTCGTGTTAGGCAAGAATTTCGGCAGCTAATGAAACCGGGAGACGAAGATAAGATCAGAGCTCTTTTTGCTTCCAACGAAGAATACATCCAGGACGATGATATAACAATATCTGTTGACCAGTCAGAGTCCTTGCATCAAGCAATTTCACAAAACGGGCTTGAGTTCCCTGCGGTTGACGAACAAGGTAACTTTGATTCAGTACAATTACTGGCGTTTCTGGAGCGTCTATGCAGAATATTTAAATGGGAGATATATGAATCTGAAACTTTAGGACATGTAGGCAAATATTCCAAGAAGCATGGTAGGCTTAGCTGGTATGCTGTTATTTTAAGCCAGTGGGTACAAGGTGACGGTCTAAACAAAATAATGTTTCAGGCTATTAGTTATAAGCAGCGTAATCCAGAAAACGCTCTGTATATCGATAACAACTACGTTGACTACAATGACTCTCGTGAACATAGAAATATAGTTATTTCTGATGTGCTCAGTGTTATTGATAAAGTCATTCTTTTCAAAATATCAAACTATTTTTTGAAAGTATCAAAGGCTTATAAAGAAATAAGACAGGTTGAAAAGGTCCCTAATGACTGGTATGAGTTTGTTGAGTATGGTTCTACGAATAAAAAAATAATAAATATCCAGAAACATGGTTTTTCACGTGAGTCATCTCTTTATATTTTAAATCATGGAAAAGACTATATTGCGCAGACTGAGCCTGAATTAAAACTAAAAAAGAGTCTGTTAGAATGTTCAAATGAAGGCGTGAAGAAAGATGCCGCAATCATCAAATACAACATACCAGACTTATTTGTAGATTAG
- a CDS encoding HamA C-terminal domain-containing protein, with the protein MINALTKSINSRGFDQIFKEVLHSESLGLLANEELRLFRLKEVIDNRFSKDSLRTFISKNIGHYVFSRSRIEQFRVEGDEFSVGIEALDLMYKSGRADEKGTGNELGEILLYAFLETVLGAPKIYSKIELNSSVKSGISACDGMHLRALNSGGKTLSYEMIFGTSCVVGDLGYAIDEAFECIQQISGRTTEELQIVDSTVFELPADDPVALQLNDIIKPAPGKDVYRDTAFGIFLGYTIGLDSLRYKSSDYRDALERKMDNDIKHYAPYIKEKINKLSLNNRSFYVYVLPFDNAEDDKKAIMKTVMREGDSYGR; encoded by the coding sequence ATGATTAATGCATTAACAAAGAGCATAAATAGCAGAGGCTTTGACCAGATCTTTAAAGAGGTTCTTCATTCGGAGAGTCTTGGCTTGCTTGCAAATGAAGAACTGCGTCTATTCAGGCTAAAAGAAGTCATAGATAATAGGTTTTCAAAGGACTCACTCCGTACATTCATAAGTAAAAATATAGGGCATTATGTTTTCTCACGTTCAAGGATTGAACAGTTTCGTGTCGAAGGCGATGAGTTTAGTGTTGGTATTGAGGCATTGGACCTTATGTATAAGAGTGGTCGTGCAGATGAGAAAGGTACCGGAAATGAGCTGGGTGAAATACTTTTGTATGCCTTCCTTGAGACGGTTTTGGGTGCACCAAAGATATACAGCAAGATAGAGTTAAATTCATCAGTCAAATCTGGGATAAGCGCATGTGATGGTATGCATTTACGAGCACTTAACTCTGGAGGAAAAACACTGTCTTATGAGATGATATTTGGTACCTCATGCGTTGTTGGAGATCTTGGTTATGCCATAGATGAGGCCTTCGAGTGCATTCAACAGATATCTGGTAGAACAACAGAAGAGTTACAGATCGTTGATAGTACAGTTTTTGAATTGCCCGCTGATGATCCAGTGGCTCTCCAATTGAATGATATTATAAAACCTGCTCCCGGTAAGGATGTATATCGAGATACAGCTTTTGGCATTTTTCTCGGTTACACAATTGGTTTAGACTCTTTACGTTATAAAAGTTCAGATTATCGGGATGCACTAGAAAGAAAGATGGACAATGATATTAAACACTATGCTCCTTATATAAAAGAAAAGATTAATAAGCTTAGCCTTAACAATCGTTCTTTCTATGTGTATGTGCTTCCCTTTGACAACGCAGAAGATGACAAGAAGGCCATTATGAAAACTGTCATGAGAGAAGGTGACTCTTATGGCAGATAA
- a CDS encoding DNA polymerase, translating into MKTLSLDLETYSDVDLGKCGVYRYAESPSFEVLLFGYAINGGEVHIIDLALGEKVPEDILNALTDENITKWAFNASFERVCLSNWLRKHYPDKFNSYSIPEDSVKGYLNPSSWRCSMIWSAYMGLPLSLEGVGTVLKLGEHKLKECKDLIKYFCVPCKPTKANSGRTRNLPEHDITKWSLFKKYNIRDVEVEQAIKKRLESYPVPEFVWDEYHLDQEINDRGILLDMGVVKNAIIFDEKSKEELTAAMKELTNLDNPNSVVQVKQWLSDNGVETESLGKKNVAALIKTAPEEQRDVLQLRQQLAKSSVKKYQAMQNTVCLDGRARGMFQYYGASRSGRWAGRHIQLQNLPQNHIPDLEDARSLVRLGDYDAVKLLYEDVPDTLSQLIRTAFIPRSGYKFIVSDFSAIEARVLSFLAKEQWRLDVFESNGDIYCASASAMFHVPVEKHGVNSHLRQKGKIAELALGYGGSVGALKSMGALEMGLTEDELQPLVDSWRASNPKITKLWWDIDRNIKEAVRLRTHTKTHGLNFYYQKGMLFIELPSGRRLSYVKPKIEQNQFGGESVTYEGTGNTKKWERIESYGPKFTENIVQAISRDILAYAMKTLRHCFICGHVHDELIIECSIGVSLKAVCEQMGRTPPWIKGLALRADGYETMFYKKD; encoded by the coding sequence ATAAAAACACTTTCTCTTGACCTTGAAACTTACTCAGATGTGGACCTTGGTAAGTGTGGCGTCTATCGCTATGCAGAATCTCCGAGCTTTGAAGTCCTCCTGTTTGGTTACGCAATTAATGGCGGTGAGGTACACATTATTGACTTAGCCTTAGGGGAGAAAGTCCCAGAAGATATACTAAATGCATTAACCGATGAAAATATAACTAAATGGGCCTTTAACGCTTCCTTCGAACGTGTCTGTTTATCAAATTGGCTTCGTAAGCACTACCCGGATAAGTTTAATAGCTACAGCATCCCAGAGGACTCAGTTAAAGGTTACCTTAACCCATCTTCATGGCGCTGCAGCATGATATGGTCTGCTTATATGGGCTTACCTCTTTCCCTTGAAGGTGTAGGCACAGTTCTTAAGCTCGGTGAACATAAGCTAAAAGAATGCAAAGACCTTATCAAATATTTCTGCGTTCCATGCAAGCCTACCAAAGCAAATAGTGGCCGCACTCGTAATCTGCCTGAACATGATATAACCAAATGGTCCTTATTTAAGAAATACAATATCCGAGATGTTGAGGTGGAACAGGCAATTAAGAAGCGACTAGAAAGCTATCCCGTACCTGAGTTTGTATGGGACGAATACCATCTGGATCAAGAGATTAATGACAGAGGCATCCTACTTGATATGGGTGTCGTTAAAAATGCCATCATCTTCGATGAGAAATCCAAAGAAGAACTTACTGCTGCAATGAAGGAGCTTACCAATCTTGATAATCCAAACAGCGTCGTTCAGGTAAAACAGTGGCTTTCTGATAATGGTGTTGAGACCGAGTCGCTTGGGAAAAAGAATGTCGCAGCTCTTATAAAGACTGCGCCGGAGGAACAACGCGACGTGCTTCAACTTCGCCAGCAGCTTGCAAAAAGTAGCGTTAAAAAGTATCAGGCCATGCAGAACACTGTCTGTTTAGATGGCAGGGCTCGCGGCATGTTCCAATATTATGGCGCCTCCCGTTCTGGTCGCTGGGCAGGCAGGCATATACAATTACAGAACTTACCTCAAAATCATATCCCTGATTTGGAAGATGCAAGGTCTCTTGTAAGGCTTGGAGATTATGATGCAGTGAAACTTCTTTATGAAGATGTGCCGGATACACTCTCTCAGCTTATCCGAACCGCTTTTATTCCAAGGTCAGGATACAAATTTATTGTGAGCGACTTCAGTGCTATCGAGGCTAGGGTTCTGTCCTTCTTAGCAAAAGAGCAATGGAGATTAGATGTATTTGAAAGCAATGGTGATATCTACTGCGCTTCTGCTTCTGCTATGTTCCATGTACCGGTTGAAAAGCATGGTGTAAATAGCCACCTTCGGCAAAAAGGTAAAATCGCAGAATTGGCACTTGGATATGGCGGCAGTGTTGGAGCACTTAAGTCTATGGGTGCGTTGGAAATGGGCCTTACTGAAGACGAATTGCAGCCGCTGGTTGATTCTTGGAGAGCGTCAAACCCGAAGATTACAAAGCTGTGGTGGGATATTGACAGAAATATTAAAGAGGCAGTTCGCTTAAGAACACATACCAAAACACATGGCCTTAATTTCTATTACCAGAAGGGGATGCTGTTTATTGAGCTTCCTTCCGGCAGGAGGCTTTCCTATGTAAAACCTAAGATCGAACAAAACCAGTTCGGCGGTGAGTCTGTCACCTACGAAGGAACCGGCAACACTAAGAAGTGGGAACGCATCGAAAGTTATGGCCCGAAGTTTACGGAAAATATTGTACAGGCAATCAGCCGAGATATCCTGGCATACGCTATGAAAACACTCCGTCATTGCTTTATCTGTGGTCACGTCCATGACGAGTTGATTATTGAGTGCAGCATAGGTGTTTCCCTTAAAGCAGTTTGTGAGCAGATGGGACGAACGCCACCCTGGATAAAGGGGTTGGCTCTTAGAGCCGATGGCTATGAGACAATGTTTTATAAGAAAGATTAA
- a CDS encoding DNA ligase → MSKMSELSQVLSELRDCGKTLINIANSLAEIFSSTGNEPENVMEAPAIPTEEPKPEYSFLDIRKKFAEMSRSGYTEALKGLLKKYGAEKLSSVDPSQYAALLADAEAIK, encoded by the coding sequence ATGAGCAAGATGAGTGAACTTAGTCAGGTTCTTTCTGAACTTAGGGACTGCGGCAAAACTCTCATTAACATTGCTAACTCGCTTGCAGAGATTTTCTCAAGTACAGGTAACGAGCCCGAAAATGTTATGGAAGCACCCGCAATACCAACAGAGGAACCGAAACCAGAGTATTCGTTCTTAGATATTCGCAAGAAGTTTGCAGAAATGTCCAGATCCGGATACACAGAAGCGCTTAAGGGACTTCTGAAAAAATACGGTGCGGAGAAGCTCTCCAGCGTAGACCCGTCACAGTATGCCGCATTACTTGCGGATGCGGAGGCAATTAAATGA
- a CDS encoding DUF2800 domain-containing protein: protein MSVKHALLSASSAHKWIACPPSALLSKKFEDASSSFAQEGTDAHTLAQYKLEKLLGLNTKDPTESLSFYDEEMNSHAEYYAAFVLEQLEKAKETCADPQILIEQKLDFSKYVPEGYGHVDCLIIADGTLTVIDYKYGLGIKVSAERNPQMFCYALGGLALFDGIYDIDNIHLIIYQPRRENISEYSISKSELIKWAEEVLTPTAQLAIKGEGEYKAGEHCQFCKAKATCRKRAEYNLELAKYDFEEPATLDNDEIAAILTKADELVSWVNDVKDYALNEALNGTKFEGFKVVSGRSNRKYTDESAVADVVIAAGRDPYEKKLLGITAMTALLGKKTFEDILGGLTFKPPGKPVLVTADDKRPEYNSAFEDFDEN, encoded by the coding sequence ATGAGCGTAAAACATGCACTGCTTTCAGCCTCGTCCGCACACAAGTGGATTGCTTGCCCACCATCGGCGCTACTTAGTAAGAAGTTTGAAGATGCGTCCAGCAGCTTTGCACAAGAAGGCACTGATGCTCATACACTCGCGCAGTACAAGCTTGAAAAATTGCTGGGACTTAACACAAAGGACCCGACCGAATCTTTAAGCTTCTATGATGAGGAAATGAACAGCCACGCTGAATACTATGCAGCCTTTGTACTTGAACAGCTTGAGAAAGCAAAAGAAACCTGTGCTGATCCTCAGATACTTATTGAGCAGAAACTCGACTTCTCGAAATATGTCCCAGAAGGTTATGGCCATGTTGACTGTTTGATTATCGCAGACGGCACTCTTACCGTAATTGACTATAAATACGGACTTGGAATCAAGGTATCAGCGGAAAGAAATCCACAAATGTTCTGCTATGCACTTGGAGGCCTGGCTCTTTTCGATGGCATTTACGACATCGACAATATCCACCTGATCATCTATCAGCCGCGTAGAGAAAACATTAGCGAGTACAGCATCTCTAAGAGCGAACTAATCAAGTGGGCTGAGGAAGTATTAACTCCTACTGCACAGCTTGCTATCAAAGGCGAGGGCGAATACAAGGCTGGCGAGCACTGCCAGTTTTGTAAGGCTAAAGCAACCTGCAGGAAGCGTGCTGAATACAATCTGGAGCTTGCAAAGTATGATTTCGAAGAACCCGCTACTCTCGATAACGACGAGATCGCAGCAATCCTTACAAAAGCTGATGAGTTGGTATCTTGGGTAAATGATGTCAAGGATTATGCTCTGAATGAAGCTCTGAACGGTACCAAGTTTGAAGGTTTCAAAGTAGTCTCTGGTCGTTCTAACAGAAAGTACACAGACGAATCTGCAGTAGCTGATGTTGTTATTGCAGCTGGTAGAGACCCATATGAGAAGAAACTGCTCGGCATCACAGCCATGACAGCACTTCTCGGCAAGAAAACATTTGAAGATATTCTAGGTGGGCTAACCTTTAAGCCGCCCGGAAAACCGGTCCTTGTTACCGCTGATGACAAGAGACCTGAATATAACTCAGCATTTGAAGATTTTGATGAAAATTAA